DNA sequence from the Candidatus Zixiibacteriota bacterium genome:
GGAAATTGGTCAAGGGGCCGGAGTTGGCGCCGATCAGGCCGGCGTCGGTCGAGAGTTGCGCCGCCAGCGAGAAGTGCGGATCGAGTTCGACAGCGCGGTCGAACATCGCCTTGGCTTTGATGTAATCGCCCTGGTCTTGCAGTTCGATGCCCTGACAAAAGGCGAAGAAGGCGTCGTAGTTGTCGGTGGCCGGCTTCTTGAGTGCCTGGCGACGACTGCCTTTGAGCTCGATGCCGAGCGTGTCGAGCACGGCCAGCACCATTTCTTTCTGCAGGCGCATGACTTTCTTGAGCTCATCATCCTTGCCATAGGTCGGGGTGTAGGCGGCGTCGCCGGTGTTGACCAATGCAGAGTTGAGCGTGAAGGTTTTCTCCGACGGTTTGTCGACGCTGGCGTTCACCAGTTTGGCGGCGCGCACAAGCTTACCCACACGGGGCGCCGACTTGGGATCGGCGAGTCCCTGTTCGGAGAGTTGCAGTTCGCGCTGCAAGTAATTGAACTCCGCGCGTTCGACCACCTGCAGTTCCGGAATGGCGGACAGATCGTACCAGGTCACCGCCTGCAATCCGACCGCCAGCGAGCGGGTCGTCTCGTCGACCCCCTTATGCACGGAGAAGGGAAGGACGCCGATTGAATTGGGAGCGGGGGTCTGCTCGCCGATGGCCGCTTCCTGCTTGACGGCTTCAGCAACCTGCAGGCGCAAGGCTTCATTCTGCACGTAGAGCAGTCGGCCGCGGATCGCCGGAGCCGCTTTCGACTTCTTATTCTGATCGAGGAAGCGGCGGTAGTTTTTTTCGGCGGCGGCGAAGTCGCCGCGTGATTCCGAGATCATGCCGCGATAGAGGGCGATGGTGCCGTCGTTCGGCAGAGATTGTTCGGCCGCGGCGAGATATTTCTCGGCTTGAGCCAGATCACCCTGATGATAGTGGACGCGTCCCAAGGCGCGCAGGATGCGCGCGTCATTGGGTTGGTTCTGCAGTGCCAGTTGCAGGTGTTCGCGCGCAAGCTGGTAGTTTTGCGCGTCCAGTGCGCGTTCGCCCTGGCGGAGGGCGCTTTGACTGCAGCCGGAGCTGACGAGCAAGCCGGCGGCCAGCGAAAGCAAAATCAGAGCTTTCAGCCGTTTCATATGTCTCCCAGTGGTTTGGATTTGTTGCGCTTTCTAACCGACCGGCCGTCGGTGCCCACAATTCCGGTCGGAAATCTCCAGATCGGCGAGAGGATAACCCAAGCCTCAATTGAAAGCAAGCCGAAAAGCAGTAGGCAGGGACTGACTAAGTCGACAATAGTCGGGTCGCACTCGGCGATCGGTGCGGCGCGCGGTCGTGAACGCTCTTGCGGGAATCACGATTTTGTCGATCCGTCTTAAGTGGTGCAAATCCGCGGGCAGCTGTGGTTTAGGCGGAGCGGGCAGCAACGGTGGCGGGGAAAAAGGCGTTGACTAATGAGTTTTATGCGCTATATAACTACTAACGAGCCCAAAATACTGCCGGCCTTGTGCCGAACTTGTCTGTTACGAGACCCGGACCTTTCCACGCATTATTGGAGGAGAGCATGCTTCGTGGACGTTTGAATCGAGCTTTGGCCATTGGACTGGTCTTGATGTTGTCGGTATCTGTCCTGGGAGCGACGGATGACGCCAAGTATGGACCAAATCTTCTGCGCTTTGACCCCGCCTTAACGCTTTATCACCAAAATGATCAAGGAGTGCCCACGTTCGTCAAGGGCGCTCTGGCGCCGGCGGCTGGAAGCGATCTTGCCACGGCAGCGGAATTTCTCGCGCGCAACCAGGGCGCATTCCGCATCGCCAATCCCGCGGAAGAATTGCGGGTGCGCAAGACGATCGTGGAGGAGAACGGCGCGCGACACCTGCGCCTCGACCAATATTACAACGGCCTGCGAGTGATCGGCGCTGATATGGTGGCCCATTTCGCGGCAGACGGTTCGCTGCGGGCGTTCAATGGCACGCCGGTGCCGGATTTGGAGCTTGATGTCAATCCAGCGATCACGGCGGCGGCGGCGAGTGAGCGGGCCGAAGCCGATCTGAAGAGTTTCTTCGGCGCGGGACAGCCCGGGGAGCCGGAATTGGTGATCTTCCCGTGGGAAGGCAGCATTCACCTGGCTTGGCGGCTGTTTCTGACTTCCGATACGCCGATGGGGCGCTGGGAATTCTTCGTTGATGCGAAGAGCGGCGAGGTTATCTACAAAGCCAACCGCATTATGAATGTCGACGTGATCGGCACCGGTGTCGGCGTCATGGGGACGGCGCGCAATCATCTCGACATTGACTACACCGGCTCGACCTATCAGATGAAGAACAACACGCGGCAGTTGACCAACAATCCGCACGGCCATGACGGCCAGATGCCGGCGGGCAACTATCTGCAGACCAATATTGCGAGTTCGAGCTTGCCGGGAACGATTGCGACCGATGCCGATAATGTCTGGAATGCGGGCGGCTCCCAGGCGGCGGCGGTGGACGGGCATCTGTACTCGGCGCTGTTTTATGATTGGATTCTGGATCAGTTTAACCGCAACTCCTACACCGGCACCGGCACGTCGATGCTGACGGTTGTCAATTACAGCGGCGAGGGAACGGACAACGCGTACTGGGACGGCCAGCGGATTGTCGTCTGGGCCAACAGCAGCGGCTGGCGTTCGCTGGCAGGTTGCCCGGACGTGATTTCGCACGAGTGGGGCCATGCGGTAACAGAGAATGAATCGAACTTAATTTATCAAAAAGAATCGGGAGCGCTCAACGAATCGTTTTCCGACATGGTCGGTGCAGCGTTTGAATTTGCCTACGATTCGCTCGACACGCCGGACTGGTTGATGGGCGAAAACGGCCAGACCAGCGGCGCCGGTTTCCGTGACATGTCGAATCCGCACGCCAACGGCGACCCTGACTATTACGGCACGACCGACCCGTACTGGGTGGATGTTGTCGGTTGCTCGCCGAGTGTCTTCAACGACTACTGCGGCGTGCATACGAACTCGGGTGTGGGCAACAAGTGGTTCTTCCTGTTGTCGGACGGCGGCACGCATCACAGCATCACAGTGACCGGCATCGGGGTGGCGAATGCGATCAAGGTCGCCTACCGAGCCAACCAGTTGTACTGGACTTCCAGCATCGATTACTACAATGCGGCGCTTGCGACCGTGACGGCCGCCGATGAGCTGGACGGGAGCGGCAACTGGGCGACGCAGACCTCCAAGGCGTGGAACGCGGTGGGCGTAGCCGTACCGTTGGCCGCGCTGGGATTCAGCTATCCGAACGGCGTGCCGACGGCGCTGGCGCCGAATCAGCCGACGACGTTCCAGGTGGTGGTGAGCGGGACGGTGGGCGGTACACCGGTGCCGAACTCCGGTGTGCTGTTCTATCGCGTCAACAGCGGCCTGTGGACGCAGATTGCCATGACGCAGACTTCACTGAATCACTACGATGCCACGATTCCGGGCTCGAGCTGCTACGACCAGGTGGACTTCTACGTCGGCGCGGTCGAGCAGACCAACGGGCTGTTCACCGATCCGGGTGCGACGGCGCCGTTTTCGGCGCTGGTGTCGACCGGTTCGACAGTGGCATTCGCGGATAATTTCCAGACCAATCTGGGTTGGACGGTATCCAGCACCGCGACCGCAGGGCAGTGGGCGCGCGGCATACCGGCAGGCGGCGGTGATCGCGGTGATCCGCCGAGCGATTACGACGGTTCCGGGCAGTGTTATCTGACCGGCCCGGCGGACGGCGACACCGACGTTGACGGCGGCAGCACGGTGCTGACCTCGCCGACGATCGATCTGTCGGCGGGGGATGCGCGGATCAGCTACGCGCGCTGGTACTCGAACAGTTTTGGTGCTGCGCCCAACGCCGATGTGATGACGATTTCCATTTCCAGCAATAACGGCACCAGCTGGACCGTAGTGGAGACAGTCGGGCCGTCGCAGGATGCCAACGGCGGCTGGATTGAACACGGCTTCTTCGTGTCCGAGTTTGTGACGCCGACGGCACAGGTCAAGATGAAGTTTGATGTGGGCGACCTCGGCGACGGCTCGGTGGTTGAAGCCGCGGTCGATGCGTTCAACGTAACGCAGTATGAGTGCGCTTCCACGGCGTTGGAAATCACGACCAATGACCTGCCGGACTGGACAGTCGGCGTTCCGTATTCGCAGCAGTTGACGGCGGTCAACGGCTCGGGCGCGCTGACCTGGATCGACGGCAACAACGGACTGATCGGCACCGGATTGACAGTGTCGACCGCGGGCCTGGTGTCGGGCACGCCGACCACGGCGGGGCCGATTTCCTTCACGGCACAGGTGACCGACGAAGCTTCGGCGTTTGACAATCGCAACTTGAACTTCACCATCAATCCGGCGTTGAACATCACCACGACGACGCTGCCGGAGTGGACGGCGGGCCGTCCTTATTCGCAGACGTTGGCGGCGACCGGCGGCACCGGACCGAAGGGATGGTCGGACAAGAACGATGATCTGATCGGCACCGGGCTGGCATTGTCGGCGGCAGGCGTGTTGAGCGGGACCGGCACCGCGGCCGGTACACTCGGATTCACGGCTGAAGTACAGGATCAGATCGGCGCGGCCGCAGAGAAGGCACTACAGGTGGTGTTGAATCCGGCGGTGAACATCACGACGGCGTCGTTGCCGGAAGGTGTTGAGGGCGAAGCATATTCGCAGGCGCTGACGCTGACGGGCGGAACCGGCACGAAGACCTGGAGCGATAAGAACAATAACCTGGCGGGCACGGGTCTGACGTTGTCGGCGGCCGGTCTCCTGAGCGGAACGCCGCTGGCGGCCGGGACCATCAATCTCACAGCCAGAGTTGTGGATATCGCGGGGAGCACGGACGAGCAACCGCTGACGCTGACGGTGGCGGAGCCGTATGTTTGCGGTGACGCGGACGGTTCGCAAGCGGTGAATATTTCGGACGCGGTGTATCTGATCAATTACATCTTCTCCGGCGGGCCGGCACCGACGCCGCTGTTGTCGGGGGATGCAGATTGCAGTGCCGCTTTGAATATCTCCGACGCCGTCTACTTGATCAATTACATTTTCTCCGGCGGACCGGCGCCCTGCAGCAATTGTCCATAGTGTAAGATTCCGATTATCAGAAGATCCCGCCCGCGTGCGCGAGCATGCGGGCGGGTTTTTCTGTGGCGCGACACGACTCAAAAAAGCAGCCGGTGGTTGCTTGGAAACCACCGGCTACTTGACCCCCCGTGAGACACCGGAAACCCTGCCATTGGGAGTAAGTGGGACTCCACAGCGGTCTTCCTGTCGAAGTGAACGACAGTGTTTACGGCATCTTCATTCCACCCTGCTCCAACAGACAGGCTAAGTGAAGCCTATTGTCCCTCTCAGTCCACTCACGTGGAAGCTATGACCAGTACCCAAAGTCCAGAATGTGTTGATCTCGGTGACCAAGGCTGCGAGAGCGAGAGTCATGTCACCGAAAGCGACATAAAGATCGTCTTTAGTGGCGATTTAGTCAATAGGTTGTACTGCGAAGAATTGGCGTACCTATTGCGTACTTGATGTACGCATCACTCATCAAGGGAGTTGAGGTAAGAGATAAGATTTATCTTATCCCCTTTAACTCCGAGTTTGTCGCGGATTTTCTGGCGGAATTTCTCGACGGTGCGTCGGGAGACTTTGAGTGTATCGGCGATCTCCTTGCTTTGGTTGCCGACACGAATCATGGCGCAAATCTCTCGTTCTCTTGGAGTTAGTGAAATCATGATCTCGCTGAGCTTCTTCTTGACCGGCATCCCGAGGTCTCTGATCATCGACTCCAGTATCTCTATGTAGATTAAATCCTTGGGAGTCACTCGTTCGCGCAGGCGATTGAGGGTAGGAACAATCGAGGTTTCAACTGTGCGGTTGATCTCCAGGCGGATGCCATCGACTTCCTCTTCTGCGCTGTGGATGAGGCGTTTGAGGGTGATATTGCTGGCTTCGAGGTCACGTTGCTGGGCCTTAAGCAATTCGGTAGCTTGGGCGAGGTCGTGTTCGAACTGGCGGCGGTCGGTGATATCGAGGAAGCAGACGATGACCGAGCGGAGGTTTCCGGATTCATCGAAATCGGGTGTGCCGTTGACCAAGGCCCAGCGGATTTCGTTGGAGCCGGGGATTTTGGCGCCCATAACAACATTTTCACGGGCTTTGCCGGTGGCGATGACGCGGTTGACGATGTACTGCTCCGGCACGGCGGGTCCGCCGTCTTCGTTGAGAAACTGCCAGTCGGTAAGTGAGCTCTGGTGCAACATCTGCTCGACAGTTCGCCCGAGGAGGCGCGCGGCAGCCTCATTGACGCGGAGCACGCGGCCGTCCGGCGCGTGGACGACGACACCGGCTTGCAGTTGATCGACGAGGAAGCGGTGCTCTTCTTCGCTGGTGCGTAATGCGCGTTCAAAAATCTTGCGCTGGGTGACATCGCGGGCGACGAGAACGCATTCATCGGGACCGCATTTGG
Encoded proteins:
- a CDS encoding tetratricopeptide repeat protein, yielding MKRLKALILLSLAAGLLVSSGCSQSALRQGERALDAQNYQLAREHLQLALQNQPNDARILRALGRVHYHQGDLAQAEKYLAAAEQSLPNDGTIALYRGMISESRGDFAAAEKNYRRFLDQNKKSKAAPAIRGRLLYVQNEALRLQVAEAVKQEAAIGEQTPAPNSIGVLPFSVHKGVDETTRSLAVGLQAVTWYDLSAIPELQVVERAEFNYLQRELQLSEQGLADPKSAPRVGKLVRAAKLVNASVDKPSEKTFTLNSALVNTGDAAYTPTYGKDDELKKVMRLQKEMVLAVLDTLGIELKGSRRQALKKPATDNYDAFFAFCQGIELQDQGDYIKAKAMFDRAVELDPHFSLAAQLSTDAGLIGANSGPLTNFQTNALAGLTPEIGGVYDPTFDIGNIVAPTPDPRHQDTPQQINNGSANVSGTIR
- a CDS encoding M4 family metallopeptidase, which produces MLRGRLNRALAIGLVLMLSVSVLGATDDAKYGPNLLRFDPALTLYHQNDQGVPTFVKGALAPAAGSDLATAAEFLARNQGAFRIANPAEELRVRKTIVEENGARHLRLDQYYNGLRVIGADMVAHFAADGSLRAFNGTPVPDLELDVNPAITAAAASERAEADLKSFFGAGQPGEPELVIFPWEGSIHLAWRLFLTSDTPMGRWEFFVDAKSGEVIYKANRIMNVDVIGTGVGVMGTARNHLDIDYTGSTYQMKNNTRQLTNNPHGHDGQMPAGNYLQTNIASSSLPGTIATDADNVWNAGGSQAAAVDGHLYSALFYDWILDQFNRNSYTGTGTSMLTVVNYSGEGTDNAYWDGQRIVVWANSSGWRSLAGCPDVISHEWGHAVTENESNLIYQKESGALNESFSDMVGAAFEFAYDSLDTPDWLMGENGQTSGAGFRDMSNPHANGDPDYYGTTDPYWVDVVGCSPSVFNDYCGVHTNSGVGNKWFFLLSDGGTHHSITVTGIGVANAIKVAYRANQLYWTSSIDYYNAALATVTAADELDGSGNWATQTSKAWNAVGVAVPLAALGFSYPNGVPTALAPNQPTTFQVVVSGTVGGTPVPNSGVLFYRVNSGLWTQIAMTQTSLNHYDATIPGSSCYDQVDFYVGAVEQTNGLFTDPGATAPFSALVSTGSTVAFADNFQTNLGWTVSSTATAGQWARGIPAGGGDRGDPPSDYDGSGQCYLTGPADGDTDVDGGSTVLTSPTIDLSAGDARISYARWYSNSFGAAPNADVMTISISSNNGTSWTVVETVGPSQDANGGWIEHGFFVSEFVTPTAQVKMKFDVGDLGDGSVVEAAVDAFNVTQYECASTALEITTNDLPDWTVGVPYSQQLTAVNGSGALTWIDGNNGLIGTGLTVSTAGLVSGTPTTAGPISFTAQVTDEASAFDNRNLNFTINPALNITTTTLPEWTAGRPYSQTLAATGGTGPKGWSDKNDDLIGTGLALSAAGVLSGTGTAAGTLGFTAEVQDQIGAAAEKALQVVLNPAVNITTASLPEGVEGEAYSQALTLTGGTGTKTWSDKNNNLAGTGLTLSAAGLLSGTPLAAGTINLTARVVDIAGSTDEQPLTLTVAEPYVCGDADGSQAVNISDAVYLINYIFSGGPAPTPLLSGDADCSAALNISDAVYLINYIFSGGPAPCSNCP